The Octopus sinensis unplaced genomic scaffold, ASM634580v1 Contig14906, whole genome shotgun sequence genome includes a region encoding these proteins:
- the LOC115230206 gene encoding kelch-like protein 4: protein MKRYLVNHTYANYQSNKMDELGDVYRSMNHSERMMCKMEGYVCKRTLCDVTLIAGQKRIPAHRLVLSVASDYFAAMFTNDVREAKMDEVKMKDVDADALSALVQYAYTGE, encoded by the coding sequence GTACCTGGTCAACCACACCTATGCCAACTATCAGAGCAACAAGATGGACGAGCTCGGCGACGTATATCGCTCGATGAACCACTCGGAGCGCATGATGTGCAAGATGGAGGGCTACGTGTGCAAGCGCACACTGTGCGACGTGACCCTGATCGCGGGTCAGAAACGTATCCCTGCCCACCGGCTGGTGCTCAGTGTCGCCTCCGACTACTTTGCTGCTATGTTCACCAATGACGTCCGTGAAGCCAAAATGGATGAGGTGAAGATGAaggatgttgatgctgatgcacTAAGTGCACTTGTGCAGTATGCATATACAGGTGAGTga